The Lolium rigidum isolate FL_2022 chromosome 2, APGP_CSIRO_Lrig_0.1, whole genome shotgun sequence genomic interval gtggagactccctttgcagcgtgtcttgatctccccggcaacggcgccagaaatttatgctggcgtgtagttgacgtgggagttagaaatctttgtggtgtagcttttcttcagttccccggcaacggcgccagaaaatatgcttgatgcgtgtaattgacacgtccgttgggaaccccaagaggaaggtgtgatgcgcacagcggcaagtttccctcagtaagaaaccaaggtttaatcgaaccagtaggagtcaagaagcacgttgaaggttgatggcggcgggatgtagtgcggcgcgccaacgtggaacctgcacaacacaaccaaagtacttttccccaacgaaacagtgaggttgtcaatctcaccggcttgctgtaacaaagggttaaccgtattgtgtggaagatgattgtttgcagagaaaacagtaaaacaagtattgcagcagatttgtatttcaagtattaaagaatggaccggggtccacagttcactagaggtgtctctcccataagataaaagcatgttgggtgaacaaattacagtcgggcaattgacaaatagagagggcataacaatgcacatacatggcatgataagtatagtgagatttaattgggcattacgacaaagtacatagaccgccatccaaccgcatctatgcctaaaaagtccaccttcagagttatcgtccgaaccccttccagtattaagttgcaaagcaacagacaattgcattaagtatggtgtgtaatgtaatcaacaactacatcctcggacatagcgccaatgttttatccctagtggcaacagcacaacacaaccttagaactttctgtcatcgtccaggtgtcaatgcaggcatgaacccactatcgagcataaatactccctcttggagttaaaagcaaaaacttggctagagcctctactagtaacggagatcatgcaagatcataaacaacacatatgtaataacttgataattaacataacatggtattctctatccataggatcccgacaaacacaacatagagtattacagatagatgatcttgatcatgttaggcagctcacaagatccaacaatgaagcacaatgaggagaagacaaccatctagctaccgctatggacccatagtccaggggtgaactactcactcatcactccggaggcgaccatggcggtgtagagtcctccgggagatgaatcccctctccggcagggtgccggaggagatctccgaatcccccgagatgggatcggcggcggcggcgtctcgcaaggttttccgtatcgtggtttttcgcatcaggggtttcgcgacagaggctttaagtaggcggaagggcagagtcggggggctgacgaggggcccacaccacaggggggcgcgggcccccccttggccgcgccgccatgtggtttggccacctcgtggccccacttcgtatgctcttcggtcttctggaaggttcgtggcgaaataggcccctgggtcttcgtttcgtccaattccgagaatatttcgttactaggatttctgaaaccgaaaacagcaactggcacttcggcatcttgttaataggttagttctagaaaatgcacgaatatgacataaagtgtgcataaaacatgtaggtatcatcaataatatggcatagaacataagaaattatcgatacgtcggagacgtatcagtatgcctCATGTTAATAcaagggattcttatcattgctcaccgaactatattagtgtgtgccgtttcaaattaccgaaactatatgccaaaactatatcccctaaaagaaaaaggaaagcgaaagatagttgataattgttagaggggtgacaataatgcattcaccgaaatccgcaaatatgtatgcctcatgtttataccgaaattataccacttttgggccgtttcaaattaccgaaacaatatgccaaaactatatcccctaaaagaaaaaggaaagcgaaagatagttgataattgttagaggggtgacaataatgcattcaccaaaatccgcaaatatgtatgcctcatgtttataccgaaattataccacttttgggcagtttcaaattaccgaaactatatgccaaaactatatcccctaaaagaaaaaggaaagcgaaagatagttgataattgttagaggggtgaaaataatgcattcaccgaaatccgcaaatatgtatgcctcatgtttataccaaaattataccacttttgggccatttcaaattactaaaactatatgccaaaactatatcccctaaaagaaaaaggaaagcgaaagatagttgataattgttagaggggtgacaataatgcatccaccgacagagagagagaggggtggccacgaagagagagagaggggtggccacgaagagacggggaggggtataccgcccgttagatcggttgatcaacggttcgtggagtcgatccgtgtgacaacggctcaaccaatcaggataagtttgggcttcgagagcatttgtgacagaacttgagggcaaaactgagtagtactaacaatccaagggcacataaatagtaaatagactaagggattcaaacaaaaagaattacaaaatgaaaaatgcgtgttttgtacaatataattcatattgggctacatcaaattatttgcaattcaaatatacatgagtgtgacaattatggcatcatttagacaaactatgtttttggggaagatgttttgcaaagaggtttgagtggaaaaccatgcatcttcatagctacactagtgattctgagaagtggcaatttgtggtaaaacttgatttatatatgtttgttaaggttttcttggtggcaggtagactccatgagtaggtgccactatgtttttatttttttgaatttttttgcgcatgaaatgcctcaattagatatgttaatcttatttgttgactctctgttgactagctacttgagggtaaaactgagtatattgcacttgccggcctaagtactcgaggggaaaaccgagtacagataaaatttctgtataaggcccgaggttataactgagtacaccaaacgtcccagggttagactcgtgtcgcggtgcacgctgcagccgtgtatagcggacgcgtgttgcggtacacgccaccttcgtctttatagagcccttttcctctccctcgacgcacgttctcactgcaactgcctctcctgtcccatcatcttctccacaaccgaagaaaaaaccccgaagaaaaccgccggcgatggagaagaatgagatgcccattgtcggcgcatcgaccgctgcccccgtccaggcccctatcGCTGCTTccgacgtagcagccggcgcatcagccgccggcgcatcggccgctacccccgtccaggcccctatcgctgcttccaacgtagcagccggcgcatcagccgccggcgcatcggccgccgccaccgtccaggcccccgtcgcttgggacccgtacgaaccagtgccgtaagacgcgccggagaacccctacgacaccagcatcgtcgacgacgagccggaggtaaccctttgctcccttgtacttatcccatttcaatccttttgtgttagatctagcgttattagggttcgtttgttcctagttcaatccatttgtgttagatctagcgttattagggtgcgtatgttcctagttcaatccttttgtgttagatcttgcgttattagtgcttgtgatttgcttttgtttaagatttgtgccgatgatgatgaatatttgggcacaaattgattcagggtttggtcagtaaacaattggtgtgtacaaatttgttgtggatgatctttggtttgctgactcaaatcctggatataagtgtgtccaatgtaactgaggctacctcttttttcgagcccatattatcatgcatgatctttgttcactctctgttccatcatcgttgcaattgactccgtgttttttgcacgatctttggtgctacgtgacaggtgcagagcagcgacgtcgacagcgacgacgagtccttccacaccaagactcgtcacgtcctcaggaggctgcagtccggccattacgatggcccctttgctcgaggcatttacaagtgccccttctgcaacaggaagctccgcgccaccgacttccggccattacgatggccccattTGCTCgagccatgctgaatccattggcagatgcggcgctagagttgaaacgacggtgaacgtgcatgcgttcatggccaaacacaaagcacttggaattcacctccgcaacctccaagcgagtgacAGGCGCAACCtagaggcgttgaacatgcctactgcactctctgtatgtgactgttctatctgtagagcagcttaaattcatgtaaaatgtagcttatgttgtagggttctatcggtactactgttggatctgtcgtgaatatatctatgctatgttggctgctgtatgcagcttatcctatatttttttctggatttgtgccctagatttcctacctgattgggtaaaaacgaaggcataaagaaatgaatgtcgttaaaaaacagaaggagaagctgctctagatttgctaccaatttgggctatcaaatatgaatgagatcgagcgagagagaggaaaaaggtacattgaaaactgctaatctaggcgaaagagacagaaaccactcgtgcccacgtcccggacccacacggctccacacgctacggctccacacgctacggccccacacgctacagccacacaaacatggtctcgtcctgtcccacacggttctttcctaccagccgcacacgacgcgaccccacaagcgacacgaccccactcgtcagcacggaacggccaacttaatggatcccttccgtccgagctccttctgcgaatttcagacaaggtcttggggaaaactgaggaaaaactaaggagctggggaaaactgagcacaactaaggacccgagggcacgaaaatagaaatcccttgaaaTTTAGGTGATTTAACTTGTCGCAGCGTAACAAATAAGTGGTTCAAAATATAATTTACTCAGTCTGTCAAGACCTCTTCTCAACAAATAGAAAAGTGTGAGCTCTTTTTTACACGGAAGGCTCGAAGTGAGCCTGACTTTGAATTAatgaagccatcaaccggctaggagttacaCCAAGAGCTACAACACACGCGTCAAGCGTACAACCCAAATCACAACAAAAgacaacacagaaaagcaagccgAATCGCCATTTGATCCCTGAAGAGGGAGTCTTGTCATCTGTTGCACCAGAGCGATCGCGACCGTGTCCACGTcaacaaacctccaccgcaccaagacTGCAACTCAAGTGGGGAACTCAACGATGGGCCGGCCACCTAACAGGgcttgaggaaccaaaggagggaGGGTCTTGCGGCGAAGCCTCGAAGAAGGTGAATGGGGCAAGAAAGCCTCATCGTCGTCGGCAGAGAAGGATttgcaaagttttcacccagacccgagaaccaccacacatggagctcgggctaggtccagaccaAACACACAACATCCCCTGGCGTTGGGATAGGCACACCCGCAAGAGCTACGACCATacgccgacctagcaaagcccccaaggcgctaggaaggaaatcaactaCCGCAGCAAACCGTGTAAAAGCTGCCAGGTCGACGTTGCAAGAGGGCTGCAACACCAGTGAGAGGTCACACGGTGCTCCACAAGACACTACCAGAGAAGCTTAGACGAAGCGAGGCCTCCAAGATGAGCAAATTGAAGCGGAGGGATGGAGTCCATCATTTCGAACAAGAGGACCATcatcgggacgccttcaacaaTGACGTAGAGCGCGGCCCGCATCTGACGCTATCGTCGGCATAGGCTAGAGCCATGCGCTGCTTTCGCCGAGGTCCAAACCTAGATAGAAATTGCGGACGCCGTCGTGAGGACGTAGAGCGAACAAGGCGGAGATCACTACCGCGCGCCTCCAACCTAAGTCGCACTATGAGCTAGCCCCAACTCGACTCATCCGCAGGAAATACGTGCTGGCTGGCAGAGTTTTGACTAGACCTAGAACTAGACGTCCAAGACCCTAGATTGGCGGCACCACGATGTCCACCATCCCAGCGCGCGCACACACCTGCACAAGCACGACCAAATTGGTCGGAGGGAGAACAGACCGCAGCCGCTAGAGTAGTTGATGTACTGAGCCGGCCCAAGGACCTCGTCTCAGATAGCTAGCAAGGACGTCGCCCCAGCGACTCCAGAATGTCGGGACGTGACCCAACGACGCCCCACCGCTGGAAGCTCAACCGAGCTCCGACAAGCCCGAGCGGGTAGATCACCAAAACCAGTGTTGCCGGTCCAGTCCGAGCACGACGGATGGTAGCAGAGGAGGTCCCTATGTGCAGCGCACCAATAGAAAACAACCCAAATTGGCCAGGCCCGCCAGACCCAGATCTAGGCCCGTGGGCCCAGATCGGTCACCGCCACCAGGGACACAACAGTGTCGGCTGACGGAGGGGCTGGGCACCACCGCCGCTACCACTCGCCTCGCCACCAGCCACGACAGGATCCGCACTAGACTGGGCCGCAGCCGGCGCCCTCCATCGCCGCCTGGTCGAGCCCACCCCGTCGAGCCTCCCAAGCGCATGGGAGAGAAGgaaccgccgccgccagcactgcccgggctttgcccggcggcggcgggggcaggagggaggagggagagggTGGGGAGGACGGGGGCGCCCCGGTCTCCCACGGGGGAGGCGACGGGGGCGGGTTTTCCTCGGAGGTCGATCGAAGCAGAGAAGGAGGGGGAAAAGTGGCGGTGGCTCTAGATGAGCTCTAAAGAGGCGCAGTCAGCTTCAGACTCCACTGCATGCCCCATAGAGCATCCCATTGGGCATTGGGTGCTAATTTCATATAAACATTTACCTTATATCTTCTACACGACTTTTTTGGGGTCTATTTTCCATTTCTTCAAAATAGtttattaaatttattatttgtattgaaATATTATTTTCATGGTAGTGGCGGTTCCCTCATCATATTAGTGTTGCTTTCGAATATTTTAGTTTCTATTGTTCTACTTAACATAATTGTGTTTACCACTCTAATTATGTTCCTAcaattttttatttgtttattatTATTTGTTGTtcataatttatattttgtttcgCGGTTGTATACActttgtcatctaataaatatatATGGTCTCTCCACTTTTTGTTCGTGTGAGTGACGCTTTATGGGTAGTGATTGTTTTATGTGCaagagttttttttttactttcttacCAATGAACAAATTGGATCTGATACAAAATTTAGGGTTTGCATCACTAGTATAATTTCTTACAACAGTGAAGAAATATTATAAAGAGAGTGAACAAATATTTTGAGCTCGAAACTACAGTGTAGAAATTAAAAAATAATGACGCCATACGGAAGAACCGGCGGGCGCATGCGGCCTCTAAGTTAGAGCTCGACGCATACGCTACATTTAAGCTCACGTTTCAACACATCAACAACTAATCTGGTTTATAGCTACTCCCTTCATCTACGAATACTTTAGATTTTGTTCTAAGTTAAACTTCATAAAGTTTAACTAAttttatataaaaatatattaattTTTATAAATGAAACTACAATCCAATATACTAGCCTTGTTAAGATTTAGAGAGACCACAAAGAAAAGAACAACTCCGTTCAGGTTGGGTCCGTTGGTATCGGGATAATTTGTGCCTAGGAAACCACAACACCTAAGATGGAATACCATATGTGATGAGTTTGGGCGGCGAACCGCTCTTTTCATAACCGGTGGCAGTGACAGTAATTTTTATAAAAAAAGAGTATTATGTGATTTGGTACGTGGCAATTTGGACGTATTATGTGATTTTGTGGGAGGATAAATCGGTCCAAAAAATATGTATAGCAAGAAACGTTATTTTCTTTGTTGTTAGGTATAGATTTAGTGATGCAATACACTGAATAGAAACTAAGTGGGCAAAACGCTTGGTTTTGTGCGAAGTAGCCCTGGTGTGTTGGCACTTGGCACATGGGAGAACATGACCAGAAGAGAACTTCCAACTTCACGCTAAAAATGTCTACGGCTGTTCAATGTTTCACTGATAAATATAAAACGCTTATGCAGTCACAATTGAATTTAGGTGATTCAACTTGTGGCAGCGTAACAAATAagttttttaaaatatattttaccCAAGTCTGTCAAAGACCTCTTCTCGACAAATAGAAAAGTAATCGATGAGCTCTAAAGAGGCGCACTCAGCTTTGGACTCCACTGCATGCCCCATATAGCATCCATTGAACATTGGGTGCTAATTTCCTTCAAACATTTACCTTTTCTCTTCTTTACGAATTTTTGGGTCTGGTTTCCACTGTTTTTTATCAAATAGTTTACAtaatatttattttaaatttattATTTGTGTCGAATTGTTTTTATGGTAGTGGTGGTTCCTTCATCATGTTAATGTTGCTTTTGAATATTTTAGTTTCTATTGTGCTAGTTAAGATAATTGTGTTTACCACTCTAATTATGTTCCTACTATTTTTTATTAGTTTATCATTATATTTTTCATAATTTATGTTTTGTTTGTCGGTTGCATAAACTTTGTCATCTAATATATATGGTCTCTCCACTTTTTGTTCGTGTGAGTCAACCTTTATGCGGTAGTGCTTGTTTTCTGTGCAAgagtttttttttactttcttatAAATTAAGAAATTGGGTCTGATACAAAATTTAGGGTTTCCATCACTAATAGAACAGAAGTGGAGAGATGCTATAAAGAGGGTGAACAAATATTTTGAGCTTGAAACCGGTGTAGAAATATAAAAATAATGATGCCATTACGGAGAACCGGCAGGCGCATGCAGCCTGTAAGCTCGAGCTAGATGCATACGCCACATTTAAGCTCTAACTAACATGGTTTATAGATACTCTCTCTCTTCAAAAGTAAGTGTACTTTTAGGTTTTGTTCTAAGTCAAACTTTATTAAGTTTGGACAACTATATAAAAAATGGTAGTCCTCTTTATGACATGAGATTGCTATACTATGAAACTACATTCCAATATATATACATCTACTTAAATAAATTTGGCGCTCTAAATATACCTTTGTGAACAAGATGGAAGACACTTGATCTGATTCTGCCAGAAGCAGGTCTGCTACAGCTGATGAATCAAATAAATTTATCCCGGGCAAGAGATATTCCACGCTGGAAATGGTCTAAAGATGGCAAATTCTCCGTTAAATCTATTTACAAACACATGTGCAAAAATGGTACCGGCAGATCTTTTCGCCACATGTGTAAGAGCATAATACTTTTGAAATTTAAGATTTGGCTCTGGTTAATTTGGCACAGTGTCATTGCCACCAAAGACAAAGCGCAATTGGGCAGGAGATCCTCTTTTCCAATTCTGTAGAGAACAGGAGTCCATCAGCCATTTGTTCTTTGGTTGTGTGGCTGCTATGTTTGTCTGGAGCGTTGTTTCTACTGGCATAAACTCTCCCACTTGCCCTGGCAGTTTCTCCCAATCTTTCTGGTGGTTCCCAAAGTTGTTCCTGCAAGCCGCACCACCCAGATAGATGGTTTGGCAACAATCTTCTGGGTTATTTGAAAATTAAGAAACAGAGCTTGCTTTGAAAATAAATTGATTAACTCTCCTTTTGAGCTAATTAGTTATGCGGTTTTGTTTATGAACTATTGGGCAGGACTCCATGGCGAGAAGGATGCCGCTGATATTCGGGCTGGAGCTTACAGCCTTATGTATTTGGCCACGACAGGAAATGGATCTTCTTCCTCTAGAAATGCTGATCATACCGGCCCGCTTCGTTTGGAGGACAAGAAACCTGGAGACGATGGTGCTGAAAATGTCGCTTGATGATGCTGCGACTAAAACGCCCTCCCCAGCAAGATGTAGTTAAGGGTGGTTCGGGTGTGTTTGAGCTCCTGCTGATAGTTTTTGCTTAGGCGTTTTGCTGGCCTCGTCCTGACATTTGCTATTTCCGTTTTATGCTTTTAGAAACTGTCAGTTTGATCCTGATCTGTAATATAACATCTCAAAATGCTAGCAGTAGGCGGCGTCccgcccccctctctctctttaGGCATTTGGGAATACTGCTGTGTTTTTGTTATCCTTTGATAATGAAAAATTGACCCCCTGATGGGTCGCTTGAAAAAAAAAAGTTCCCTAAACATGAAAGGGTCACTTCTTAACTAATTTCCTTTCAAGAAAAACTAAATATAATATATTTTGAACTGTAGATGTTTATGAAGATTATGCATTCACCATGTTTCTTTTGCTTATACAAGTGTTCTGGAAAACTGCAGGATCTTGGAGTGCATCATTTGGGAGACGAGCTCGTTATTTCaaacttcaaaaaaattaaatttgaagTTACAAAAAATTTCAACAAAAATACCATAGCATACTGTATAATTTATTTTTCTCTGGAAAAATAACAAAAATCTAGATCTTGAACAGTGTCACTTTTTTTCTTCCAAATTTTTTCCAATTTGTCTTTTTATGAGCCTACAATACAAGGTATTTCACATTAAAAAAATCACGCTCATAGTGTATATAGTTGACTACATCCAGATATTTTCTTTTGAGAttatttgaaactttgaaattgaatTCTCAATTTTCCAAAAAAAGAGAGCTAGTAGCACTTTCCGCATGATCGTGTCCATAACTGAGTTATCATAATGGCTCAGATGCACCTGTGCCCTCTATTTCGGTTATAGCGGGCAACTCTATACCATCCTCCAAGAACTTCATCGCATCCACCATGTAAGGACGGTCTTTCCCATTTTGATGAGAGCACATGAGGCCCAAGGAAATTACTCGCTCCATCTCTGTCCTGTCAAAGACACCACATAATCTACCGTCAGCGGCATCTTCCATCACCTCGGGTTCTGCAGCTCTTCGCCTGTATAACTCCCGGACTTGTTCTCTAGACTTGTCTGTGCATGCAATCTCTAGTAGGACGATTCCAAAGCTGTAGACGTCGTATTTACGGTTGAATTTGAGTCTCCCATGTTTCATGCGCTCTGGGTCCATGTATCTAACTGTCCCTACAGCTGTTGTAACCAGTGTTGTATTGGTTTTGCTAGCGATAATCCTCGATAGCCCGAAGTCAGCTAGCTTGGCGTTGAAATCATAATCAAGTAGTACATTGCCTGGCTTAATATCTCTATGTAAGATGGTTTTATTGCATTCGTGGTGCAGATAACGAAGTGCAGATCCTATGTCCTTAACTATTTTATACCTGTAAAATAAATTAAGGACTAAAGTGAAATCTTGAGACATATATAGCACGTGTCTCATATTTTTACCCTTGGCAACAAATTGTTCAGGATGTAGTATGTACAATACCTTTTTTCCCATGGTAGAATTCGCTCTTGGCTGTGTAGGTGGTCCTCGAGGGTGCCGTTAGGCACCAATTCATAGACAAGAAAGAGTTTAACCCTTTGTTGCCTGTACCAACACATAAAATCGACCAAGTTCCATCCGTTTCTGCTGCAGCACCAGCCTTTCAGCTCGACTAGATTCACGTGTCTCGTTGCACTAATTGTCTTGAGTTCAGCCATGAAATCCCGGAGTACTTCTGTAGTCTTCTTTATTTCCTTCACAGCCACCTCTTGATTGCCGTTTTCATCAGTGTAGCTCCCCTTATATACTATGCCGAAGTTACCCGTTCCAAGTGTGTTGTCCTTAGAGAATCTTCCTGTTGCGCTGACCAAATCGCCGTACTCAAATCTCCTAAGGCCAAAAATTCCCCTCGCAAAGGAATCACGTGTGCGCCTCCACTTAAACCATGCTAGAATGAACCAAACCAGGAGCGATACAATTACCAGGACACCGATAGAACCAACGGTTCCAACAATAACCAACATCTTTTTTTCTGCACAAACATCATTGTCCATATGAGTTAAATTTAGTGATGCATCAAAATACACTGATTAGAAACAGAGTGGGCAAAACCGGATTTCGTTTGGTTTTGTGCGAAAGTAGCTGCCCTGGTGTGTTGGCACTTGGAACACGGGAGAACATGACCAGAAGACAACTCCCAAGTTCACGCCAAAAAAGTGTACTGTTGTTCAATGTTTCATTGACAAATATAAAACGCTTTTGGCTGTCACAATTGAAATTTAGGTGATTCAACTTGTCGCAGCGTAACAAATAAGTTGTTCAAAATATAATTTAAAAATTTACCTTTTCTCTTCGACACGACTTTTTTGGGGTTTACTTTCTATTGTTTTGTCAAAATAGTTTATaaaatatttatttaaaatttattATTTGTGCTGAAATATTATTTTTATGGTAGTGGCGATTCCCTCATCATGTTAGTGTTGCTTTCGAATATTTTAGTTTCTATTATGCTAGTTAACATAATTGTGCTTACCACTGTAATTATGTTcctgctatttttatttgtttattatTACATTTGTTGTtgataatttatattttgtttctCGGTTGCATACACTTTGTCATCTAATATATATGGTCACTCTGATTTTTGTTCGTGTGAGTGAAGTTTTATGGGGTAGTGATTTTTGTGTGTGCAAGAATCTCTTTTACTTTTCTATCAATTAACAAATTGGATATGACTCGAAATTTAGGGTTTCTATTACAAATAGAATTACTGGCCGCAGTGAACAAATGTTATAAAGAGAGCGAACGAATATTTTGAGCTTGAAAGTACGGTGTAGAAATattaaaaaatgataaaaaaaataatGACAAGGGGAGCATGCGGTCCTGTAAGCGCGAGTGGACACATACGCCACGTTTAAGCTGTGtcgtttcaacacgagagaattcAACATCTGTAATCTGTTTTAtagatactccctccatccacaagTAATTAAGTATACTTTTAGGTTAATTTTGTTCTAAGTCAaacttgttgaatgtagatgggctgcagtccagtaaggcagcccatgtagtctacaattcctgaaatctcaaggcccatcacgttggcagcttgggacatccttgggggacaaagtttagtcccacgttGTTAGTtgcgagagagttggagtggtatataagggttgttgttctactccttccaagtgagtgagaatagaaggagccctcgcgcacccctcctcctccgcccgccccgcctcggcacggcacgtcacgtcacgtcacgcacgccgcgtttcgtgactcgagttcgagttcgagacacactcaaggaagcctaaatttttgcttggtgcaccaactgagttgggtacgtgtcgacctgcatgtgcatgctcgccgcgtgtccctggcttcctacgcgtggcaacgcggtcgggtcggctatcctcccaggctatacaaggagacagatcagatctggagaatacagctctcagaactctctagtccgtctgtctcacgaagttccttttgctgccctactctctagtcttccccatcccggcgactgcgtgcacagccgtccgggagagcaggtctctgaaaccccgtccgttgagatcctgcaccgggagacgggcaataaggtttttggggagcgtctcggcgcgactgctcgctgctgttcatgCTCCTCTTCGCCGGAttcgactgcttcatcgacgactccgactacaccatgggcgacatcaacaactcccatggtggtgctaCTGTTGCTG includes:
- the LOC124690635 gene encoding L-type lectin-domain containing receptor kinase IX.2-like; translation: MVKAARCKLLLLLHIHASCTCFLLCYHQAVAGAAASPLTFNFDFSNGSTYRSSDLLFEGSTSLNGGLVDLTCNNSPGQSMRNCTGRMSYNHPVPFYDTAAREVASFSTRFSFEIKALSNRTGDGMAFFLSSYPSKLPPSSAGGNLGLHAGDGINAKGADRIVAVEFDTFRNRLFDPSPNHIGIDINTVKASVNTTTLPNFSLNGSMTAAITFNGTTRMLLASLHFDGNPSLDPVQVSTQLPDPVTDLLPSEVAVGFSAATGDRVELHRIISWSFNSTLAHKEKKMLVIVGTVGSIGVLVIVSLLVWFILAWFKWRRTRDSFARGIFGLRRFEYGDLVSATGRFSKDNTLGTGNFGIVYKGSYTDENGNQEVAVKEIKKTTEVLRDFMAELKTISATRHVNLVELKGWCCSRNGWNLVDFMCWYRQQRVKLFLVYELVPNGTLEDHLHSQERILPWEKRYKIVKDIGSALRYLHHECNKTILHRDIKPGNVLLDYDFNAKLADFGLSRIIASKTNTTLVTTAVGTVRYMDPERMKHGRLKFNRKYDVYSFGIVLLEIACTDKSREQVRELYRRRAAEPEVMEDAADGRLCGVFDRTEMERVISLGLMCSHQNGKDRPYMVDAMKFLEDGIELPAITEIEGTGASEPL